A single window of Nicotiana sylvestris chromosome 3, ASM39365v2, whole genome shotgun sequence DNA harbors:
- the LOC138888081 gene encoding uncharacterized protein yields MIKVPPNELNATSSHWPFAAWGMDVIGPIEPTASNGHRFILVAIYYFTKWVEAASYKAITKKVVADFVNDRIVCRLGVPESIITDNAANLNSDLMKAIWYRTTVCTSTEATPYMLVYGTEAVIPSKVEIPSLRVIQEAELSDVE; encoded by the exons ATGATAAAAGTaccaccaaacgagctcaatgcaacaagctcacattggccattcgccgcttggggaatggatgttattggtccaattgagcccacGGCTTCAAACGGACatcggtttattctggtagccatttactacttcacaaaatgggtggaagctgcatcttacaaagccaTAACCAAGAAGGTCGTTGCAGATTTTGTCAATGATCGTATCGTCTGCCGATTAGGGGTTCCTGAGTCTATTATCACTGAcaatgccgccaacctcaacagtgatctaatgaaagctatat ggtaccgcaccacagtttgcacatcaaccgaggcaaccccctacatgttggtttatggtaccgaggcggtCATCCCATccaaggtagagattccttctttaagagtcatacaggaagctgaactcagcgatgtgGAATAG